In Pseudomonas sp. LRP2-20, the genomic window TGTGGATGGCATCCGCATTGCCGAAGCAGTGGCGCGGGATATGCTCGGGCTCTGAGCTGCATTGCCTGGGCTGGCCTCTTCGCGGGTCAACCCGCTCCCACAGGGATTGCGCAGCCCTTGAAAACTGTGCAGTACCTGTGGGAGCGGGTTGACCCGCGAAGAGGCCAGCCCAGAAAACGAAAAACCCCGAACAGTGCTGGACCGTTCGGGGTTTTTACTTGCCGCGGCAATCAGTGCGAAACGCGGCTGGTACCGTCAACGGTCATGATGCGCACGCGGTCGCCAACGCGGAAGACTTCATTCTCCTGCACGGCCTGGACATAGGCGCGCATGCTGCCATCGTCTTCGCGCACGGTGATTTCCACACCCTGGGTACGGGTGATGCCTTCCTCGGCAGCCGAACCTGCCAGGCCACCGGCAACGGCACCGATCACCGCAGCGACGACGCTGCCACGGCCACCGCCAACGGCGCTGCCAGCCACGCCACCGACGATGGCGCCAGCGCCACCGCCGATCGGGGTCTTGGTACCTTCGATCTTGACCGGACGCAGGGATTCGATGGTCCCCATGCGCACGGTCTGCACGCGACGGGCCTCATCACGGGAGTAGCTGTCACCGGTCAGGCTCGAGGCACAGCCACCGAGCAGCAGCGACATGGTGGTGAAAGTCGCCACCAGCAAAGCGGATTTACGCATGGGTACAATCTCCAGAAAACAGGTGTCCATTAGACGCTGCGCATTGACGGCTGTCACGGCGCTAACGCGAAAAATTTATTTCCATTCAGCCCCTGTACAGCCACGTAGGGCAGTAATGCGGGCGTTACAGCTCAGACCAAGCATAGCCACGGATTACTTCATCGTCGTGTGCAGAAGTTGTGGCATCAGGAAAGCAAGGGGCCGCAAAAGCGGCCCCAGGTTGTCACGGCGCCAGGCGCTCCCGCGCCC contains:
- a CDS encoding glycine zipper 2TM domain-containing protein — encoded protein: MRKSALLVATFTTMSLLLGGCASSLTGDSYSRDEARRVQTVRMGTIESLRPVKIEGTKTPIGGGAGAIVGGVAGSAVGGGRGSVVAAVIGAVAGGLAGSAAEEGITRTQGVEITVREDDGSMRAYVQAVQENEVFRVGDRVRIMTVDGTSRVSH